A part of Anaeromyxobacter diazotrophicus genomic DNA contains:
- a CDS encoding ABC transporter ATP-binding protein — translation MSREVGRPAFEARALTKTYRMGEVEVPALQGVDLRVWDGEYVVILGPSGSGKSTLLNVLGGLDVPTSGLVRYRDHDLAAPDERRLTAYRRDHVGFVFQFYNLIPSLTARENVALASEIAPRPLAPEDALDRVGLSHRLDHFPSQLSGGEQQRVAIARAVAKRPDVLLCDEPTGALDAATGRAVLEVLERVNRELGTIVLVITHNAAIAECADRVVRMADGRVARESRNASRRSPREIAW, via the coding sequence ATGTCGCGCGAGGTGGGGCGGCCCGCCTTCGAGGCGCGCGCGCTCACGAAGACCTACCGCATGGGCGAGGTCGAGGTCCCGGCGCTGCAGGGGGTGGACCTGCGCGTCTGGGACGGCGAGTACGTGGTCATCCTGGGGCCGTCCGGGTCGGGCAAGTCGACCCTGCTCAACGTCCTCGGCGGCCTGGACGTCCCCACCTCGGGGCTCGTCCGCTACCGGGACCACGACCTGGCGGCGCCGGACGAGCGGCGCCTGACCGCCTACCGCCGCGACCACGTCGGGTTCGTCTTCCAGTTCTACAACCTCATCCCCAGCCTCACCGCGCGCGAGAACGTCGCGCTCGCCTCCGAGATCGCGCCGCGCCCGCTCGCGCCCGAGGACGCGCTCGACCGGGTGGGGCTCTCGCACCGCCTCGACCACTTCCCCTCCCAGCTCTCGGGGGGCGAGCAGCAGCGCGTCGCCATCGCGCGGGCGGTGGCGAAGCGCCCGGACGTCCTCCTCTGCGACGAGCCCACCGGCGCGCTGGACGCGGCCACCGGGCGGGCGGTGCTGGAGGTGCTCGAGCGCGTGAACCGGGAGCTCGGCACCATCGTGCTCGTCATCACCCACAACGCGGCCATCGCGGAGTGCGCCGACCGCGTGGTCCGGATGGCCGACGGGCGCGTGGCCCGGGAGTCGCGGAACGCCTCGCGCCGCTCCCCGCGGGAGATCGCCTGGTGA